A region from the Leopardus geoffroyi isolate Oge1 chromosome E3, O.geoffroyi_Oge1_pat1.0, whole genome shotgun sequence genome encodes:
- the LOC123589056 gene encoding serine protease 29-like: MDKGPQGPPEQRPVEPGKMLWLLLLTPFFSGTCVAGSPASLPENELVGIVGGHNAPQGKWPWQVSLKIYDYDWASWVHICGGSLIHPQWVLTAAHCLIRKDADPAAYRIHAGDVYLYGGRTLLNVTRVIVHPDYINPQLGADVALLQLSHSVKYTANVRPVKLPSALLEVTPEDECWVTGWGTVMVHELLPPPYRLQEVAVTVVENAVCDQQYHNTTRHRFEGRKIIQDDMLCAGTEGRDSCQGDSGGPLVCKMTGAWHLVGVVSWGESCALRNRPGVYARVQTYVPWITRHIGRGV, encoded by the exons ATGGATAAAGGACCTCAGGGGCCCCCAGAGCAGAGACCCGTGGAGCCTGGCAAG ATGCTGTGGCTGTTGCTTCTGACCCCCTTCTTCTCGGGGACCTGCGTCGCGGGGAGCCCAG cctccctccctgaaAACGAGCTGGTGGGCATCGTCGGGGGCCACAATGCCCCCCAGGGGAAGTGGCCGTGGCAGGTCAGCCTGAAAATCTACGATTATGACTGGGCCTCCTGGGTGCACATCTGCGGGGGCTCCCTCATCCACCCCCAGTGGGTGCTGACCGCCGCCCACTGCCTCATCCG GAAGGACGCCGACCCGGCAGCCTACCGCATCCATGCCGGGGACGTGTACCTCTACGGGGGGAGGACGCTGCTGAATGTGACCCGCGTCATCGTCCACCCCGACTACATCAACCCCCAACTGGGTGCGGACGTGGCCCTGCTCCAGCTGTCACACTCTGTGAAATACACGGCTAACGTCAGGCCTGTCAAGCTCCCGTCGGCCCTGCTTGAAGTCACCCCAGAGGACGAGTGCTGGGTGACCGGCTGGGGCACCGTCATGGTGCACG AGTTGCTGCCTCCGCCCTACCGCCTGCAGGAGGTGGCGGTGACCGTGGTGGAGAACGCCGTCTGTGACCAGCAGTACCACAACACCACCAGGCACCGCTTCGAGGGCAGGAAGATCATCCAGGACGACATGCTGTGTGCGGGGACCGAGGGCCGGGACTCCTGCCAG ggCGACTCCGGAGGCCCTCTGGTGTGCAAGATGACGGGTGCTTGGCACTTGGTGGGAGTGGTCAGCTGGGGCGAAAGCTGTGCCCTGAGAAACCGTCCCGGGGTCTACGCTCGCGTCCAGACGTACGTGCCCTGGATCACGCGGCACATCGGGAGGGGCGTCTGA